ATTTTAAAGTTGATACAATGAATGCTAGTCTTCGTGTTCGTCAGCATGAAGACCTTGCACCTGGAGTTCCTGCTTTTGCGGTTGAAATTTCACCAGTAAAGTTTGACCGCACTGCTTTGCCATTTGATAATCTTGGCCATGAGCGCCTGTTAGACACCCTCGTCCCTGAGTTATATCCTAATCTCCGTTTTTCAGCCCTTGCTGTTCCTAACCCCCACTTAATTAGTTTTGTTAGTATGGAAGAGCTAAATGGCCCAGCACTTGAAGAATTAGGTACACGGTTAAATAGTGATAATCTTTACTTCAGTGACGGGGTAAATGTTAATTTTGGCCATATTCTCGGTCATAACAAACTCTTTGTAAAAACGTTTGAACGAGGAGTCGGCTTTACAAATGCTTGTGGGACAGGTATGTCTGCCACTAGTCTCGCTTTAGCCCTCACTCATCCAGACGCAGCATCATTTAATGAACCAATTAGTGTTTATAATCCTGGTGGCATGGTTAAGACAATTCTTCACCGTGATGACTACAACTACTGGGTCGAACTAATCGGTAATGCTACGTTTACTCATATTATTACTGTAGAGGAGTCAACAATTCACCAAGAAAATCTTGATGAGCTTCAAAGCAGTAGCGTTGAAACGGATGAAAACAAAGCATATTTGGCTTTTGTTAATTCACTACCTTCCTTAAAATTTGAAAACTAAATGACCCAGATAAAAAATGCCGATAATGTGCGTTTATTTTCACTAAATTCAAATCCAAAACTAGCTGAACAAATTGCTCAACGCGTGGGGATTCCGTTGAGTAAAGCTTCCATTAGTCATTTTGCTGATGGGGAAATTAAAATTACAATTGACGAAAGTATTCGTGGCTGTGAGGTCTACGTCATCCAGTCAGTTTCTGATCCAGTTAACACTAACTTGATGGAACTATTAATTATGGTTGATGCTCTACGGCGGGCAAGTGCGGCCAAGATTAACGTAGTAATGCCATACTATGGCTATGCACGTCAAGATCGAAAAGCACGAAGCCGTGAACCAATTACAGCTAAATTGATCGCCAACCTTCTTGAAATGGATCAAATTAGTCGACTAGTAACGATTGACCTTCATGCTCCTCAAGTTCAAGGTTTCTTTGATATTCCTGTTGATCATCTTCAAGCAACCAGTCTTTTTACTAAATATATTGAGGAACAAAACTTGGGTGATGATATTGTAGTAGTTGCCCCTGATCATGCTGGCGTTAATTTAGCGCGGAAATATGCTGAACGAATTAAAGCTTCCATTGCGATTATTGATAACCGTAACAATGAAGTTCGGGAACGGACTGAACAAGAAGTACCGGAATATGTAATCGGGGATGTAAAAGGAAAGACTGCGATTATTGTTGATGATATTGTAGATACAGGAGTACGGATGAACTTATCTGCACAAGCATTAAAGAACTTTGGTGCCGCTAAAGTTTACGGAATTGCTACGCATGCAGTATTATCAGCTGATGCGGTAAATACGTTACAAAATTCTCCTCTTGAAAAAATGATTGTAACAGATACAATCCACCTACCAAAAGAGAAAGAATTCCCTAAGTTGGTTCAATTATCAGTGGACGATTTATTAAAAGAAGCAATTGTTCGTATCCACAATAACCAATCAATTGATACATTGTTTAATCGTAAATAAATGGCTGAAGAAATCGACCTATTTAAGACGCCAACGGAGCCGTCTTTTTTTATTGGTCAGGTACAATCTGAGATTTTTACTAGTCCAGATTCGTTTTTTAAAGTTTTAATTGTCTCGGTTGAAGAAGCAAATTTTGATTGGCACGAGCCGGAAATTACTGTAACCGGAAGTTTTGGTGATCTTAGTGATGATCAGACTTACCGCTTTGAGGGAAAAATTGTTGAGCATCCACGATATGGACAACAATTTCAAGCTACTTCTTATCATGTCAACCGTCCTACAAGCAAGGATGGGTTAGTTGATTTCTTGTCTGGAAAACAATTTACCGGAATTGGAAAAAAGACGGCTGAAAAAATTGTCGACAAGTTAGGAACAGATGCGATTAATAAAATTATTGCTGACCCGCATGTTTTAGATAAATTAAAACTCCGCAAAGCAGTTAAGGATTCATTGGTTGATAATTTACGGGCAAACCAGGGGATGGACGAGATTATTATCGGCCTAAATGATCTCGGCTTTGGCGCTAACCTTAGTAGTGCAATTTTTGACAAGTACGGGGAAGAAACTCTACATATTATTAATGAAAACCCCTATCAACTCGCCGCTGAAATAGATGGAATTAGTTTTAATCGTGCTGATCAGGTGGCACAAAAATTAGGAATTGCCACGGATGATTCACGCCGGATTGATGCAGCAATTATCCAGACACTTGATGACTTGACAATGGAAACTGGTGATACATTTACTACAACAAAACCTCTTCTGCAGCAAACTATCCAATTGCTTGCCCAAGGAAGTGGTGGCCGTGTTTCTACAGATTTAATTGCCAACCAAATTGTTGAGTTAGAGAAAAATCAAGAAATTAGTTACGCGGATGAAAAAATTTATCCAACTGCCCTTTATAACGCGGAATGGCAAATTGCTGATCACTTACATCGTCTTCTTACCGTTGACCAGGAAAAATTACCAGCAACGACTATTGAAAAAACAGTTACGGAAGTTGCTGATCAATCGGGGATAACCTATGACCAAGTTCAAAAAGAGGCTATTAAAACAGCCTTAAACAGCAAAGTCATGCTTCTTACGGGAGGCCCAGGAACGGGAAAAACAACAATTATTAAGGGAATTGTAGCTAGCTATGCGAAAATTCATAATCTCTCATTGGATGTAAATGAATATAAGGAAAAGTCTTTTCCTGTTTTGCTAGCTGCTCCTACAGGCCGAGCTGCTAAACGAATGAGTGAAGCTACAGATTTGCCAGCAAGTACAATCCATCGCTTGCTAGGACTTAACGGTCGGGAAATGCCAACTGATATGAATGCCCGCGATTTAGAAGGCTCGTTATTGATTATTGATGAAATGTCGATGGTCGATACCCTCTTGTTTAAGACTCTTATTCAAGCCGTCCCTACTTCTATGCATGTGGTTTTGGTAGGTGATAAAGACCAATTACCATCTGTTGGTCCCGGGCAAATTTTCCATGATCTTCTTGACTTTGCAGAACTGCCCAAAGTTGAACTAACCAATATTCACCGCCAGGCTGCTGATTCAACAATTATCCCATTAGCTCATGCTATCAAAGAGGGTAAGTTACCATCAGATCTAACGAATAAAATGCCAGATCGATCATTTATCTCATGCCATGCTAACCAAGTGCCAAGTGTGGTTCAACAAATTATTGACCTTTCTAAAAAACGAGATTATTCCGCAAATGATATTCAAATCTTGGCACCAATGTACCGCGGACAGGCGGGAATCGACCGTTTGAATGAACTTGCACAACAGGCATATAATCCTCCAGCTAATGGAAAGCAAGAAGTCGATTTTAGGGGACTAACTTTTCGTGTTGGAGATAAGGTTCTGCAACTCGTTAATGTTCCAGAAAAGAACATTTTTAATGGTGATATTGGAAAAATCACAGCAATTGAAAGCGGTAGGACAGTCGGTAAGAAAAATGAATCAATTACTGTCGATTTTGATGGTAATGAAGTGAGCTATAGCCGCATGGAATGGAATCAATTACGGTTAGCTTATTGTATTTCGATCCATAAAGCACAGGGAAGTCAGTTTAAGATGGTTCTTTTGCCGATTGTTCAGCAGTTTAGCCGGATGCTTCAACGAAATCTTTTATATACGGCGATTACCCGTGCCGCAGAAAAGTTAGTCTTGATCGGTGAGCCGTATGCGGTTGTGACTAGTGTAAAAAATGAAGCAGTTAACCGGAAAACTTCTTTGGTCGATCGTCTTGATAAGGTTTGGAGTAAGCATGGTGAACTAAAATCAAAATTGGATCATCAAACGGATTCGTTAACCAAAGAACTTTCTAGTCCGCAACCTGTTCAAAAAGAAAATGAACAGTTAATAAATAATGATGCTCAGCAATATATCCTAACAGCTGATCTCATTAATTCAGAGACAATTGATCCATTAATCGGAATGGAAAATATTAGCTTACAAAGTTTGCATCAAGCCAAATAAATGACAGAGAAAAAAGGTTTTCGTGATCCTAAGAAAAAGGAAACAGAAAAATTAGTTCATAAACTAGTTGAAGCAATTGATGAGCACCCAGATAAAGTAAACAATTATTATGATTTAGGTTCTTTGCTAACCCGGTTAAATGACTATCAACAAGCAGAAGAACTCTTTATGAAGGCTTTGGGGATCTTTGAGGCAAAGGGTGACAAGGATGCTATGAACCTCTTAAACTATGGTCTTGGTAACCTTTACTATGAGATTGGCAAAGTTAATGAAGCAATTAAGCTTTACAATAAGATTGATGATCCCAAACTCAAAGCTGATTCTTATCTTATGTTAGCCCAAAGCTATATGAAAAAGGGACAATACAAGCAAGCCGTTGCTTATGGATTAACTGCCCTTGAATTACGTCCA
The genomic region above belongs to Limosilactobacillus reuteri and contains:
- a CDS encoding ribose-phosphate diphosphokinase, whose translation is MTQIKNADNVRLFSLNSNPKLAEQIAQRVGIPLSKASISHFADGEIKITIDESIRGCEVYVIQSVSDPVNTNLMELLIMVDALRRASAAKINVVMPYYGYARQDRKARSREPITAKLIANLLEMDQISRLVTIDLHAPQVQGFFDIPVDHLQATSLFTKYIEEQNLGDDIVVVAPDHAGVNLARKYAERIKASIAIIDNRNNEVRERTEQEVPEYVIGDVKGKTAIIVDDIVDTGVRMNLSAQALKNFGAAKVYGIATHAVLSADAVNTLQNSPLEKMIVTDTIHLPKEKEFPKLVQLSVDDLLKEAIVRIHNNQSIDTLFNRK
- a CDS encoding tetratricopeptide repeat protein; amino-acid sequence: MTEKKGFRDPKKKETEKLVHKLVEAIDEHPDKVNNYYDLGSLLTRLNDYQQAEELFMKALGIFEAKGDKDAMNLLNYGLGNLYYEIGKVNEAIKLYNKIDDPKLKADSYLMLAQSYMKKGQYKQAVAYGLTALELRPDDPEINQVIGDSLLALGEFKQAKAYYDAILKYHPGRADTQFNRGIVAMVLGEQYKDYLAQAKQLDPNYYHKSEQRLNDIEKALQATQKKN
- a CDS encoding ATP-dependent RecD-like DNA helicase; this encodes MAEEIDLFKTPTEPSFFIGQVQSEIFTSPDSFFKVLIVSVEEANFDWHEPEITVTGSFGDLSDDQTYRFEGKIVEHPRYGQQFQATSYHVNRPTSKDGLVDFLSGKQFTGIGKKTAEKIVDKLGTDAINKIIADPHVLDKLKLRKAVKDSLVDNLRANQGMDEIIIGLNDLGFGANLSSAIFDKYGEETLHIINENPYQLAAEIDGISFNRADQVAQKLGIATDDSRRIDAAIIQTLDDLTMETGDTFTTTKPLLQQTIQLLAQGSGGRVSTDLIANQIVELEKNQEISYADEKIYPTALYNAEWQIADHLHRLLTVDQEKLPATTIEKTVTEVADQSGITYDQVQKEAIKTALNSKVMLLTGGPGTGKTTIIKGIVASYAKIHNLSLDVNEYKEKSFPVLLAAPTGRAAKRMSEATDLPASTIHRLLGLNGREMPTDMNARDLEGSLLIIDEMSMVDTLLFKTLIQAVPTSMHVVLVGDKDQLPSVGPGQIFHDLLDFAELPKVELTNIHRQAADSTIIPLAHAIKEGKLPSDLTNKMPDRSFISCHANQVPSVVQQIIDLSKKRDYSANDIQILAPMYRGQAGIDRLNELAQQAYNPPANGKQEVDFRGLTFRVGDKVLQLVNVPEKNIFNGDIGKITAIESGRTVGKKNESITVDFDGNEVSYSRMEWNQLRLAYCISIHKAQGSQFKMVLLPIVQQFSRMLQRNLLYTAITRAAEKLVLIGEPYAVVTSVKNEAVNRKTSLVDRLDKVWSKHGELKSKLDHQTDSLTKELSSPQPVQKENEQLINNDAQQYILTADLINSETIDPLIGMENISLQSLHQAK
- the dapF gene encoding diaminopimelate epimerase; translation: MVQLLKVHGSQNAFFILDQTQLTTPLTDKELVSFTRKVTDTQNGVLGGADGVLVVNHPTRPGSVAQMRVINADGSEASMCGNGLRTVARYVAERDNLTDFKVDTMNASLRVRQHEDLAPGVPAFAVEISPVKFDRTALPFDNLGHERLLDTLVPELYPNLRFSALAVPNPHLISFVSMEELNGPALEELGTRLNSDNLYFSDGVNVNFGHILGHNKLFVKTFERGVGFTNACGTGMSATSLALALTHPDAASFNEPISVYNPGGMVKTILHRDDYNYWVELIGNATFTHIITVEESTIHQENLDELQSSSVETDENKAYLAFVNSLPSLKFEN